A region of the Festucalex cinctus isolate MCC-2025b chromosome 8, RoL_Fcin_1.0, whole genome shotgun sequence genome:
AGCGTCCCGCTGCTGAGACCCGATaccttccacctgctggcccagTGGGACCAGTATCTGGAGCGCTTCTCGCACGGACCACTGTGGGACCCCACCTGGCGCAGGTACGCACACGTCCAAACAAAGCAATAGTGGTCCGCGATGCTGCCCACGGAAGAAGGTGCTCCTGACAAATAGTCCCAAATGAAGGGTTGTGGTCTCGAGATCAGGTTCTTATCCCAACAGTAACTTATCTCTGGTCTTGAGAGAACATTTTAATCCCAGGAGTATTGTCTCATCCTAAATGAAGGTCCTAGGCTTTAGTAACAGTACTTGTTCTAGACAGAGGCTGCAAagccaggtccagaaagtaaaaaccctgccagtttggctttagcctcaggtgctagctagctagttccctagcaggtaaacaagtaccatgggagctagctagctaactagcacctgaggctaaagccaaactgtggcaggagttttactttctggacctggatttggcaCCTCTGGTTCTTTTTGAAAAAGGTTGTAGTCCCAAATGAAAGTCTCAACTTAAGAGGCACTACTTATCCCAATGAAATTCCAAGTAAAGGTTCTCGTCCCAAGTAAAGGTTCTAGTCTTTAGTAACAGTACTTGTTCTagtcagaggtggcaaatccaggtccagaaagtaaaaagcctgccacagtttggctttagccccgagtgctagctagctagctccctagcagatAAACGAGCACTgtgggagctagctagggagtTAGCTAACTAGCACCTGAGGCTAAAGCCAAAgtggcaggatttttacttCCTGGACCTTGGATTTGGCACCTCTGGTTCTAGTTGAAAAAGAGGGTTGTCGTCCCAAATGAAGGTCTCAACTTAAGAGGCACTACTCGTCCCAATGAAATTCCAAATAAAGGTTCTCATCCCAAGAGAAGGACCTACTGTATAGTCCCATGCGAGGGAACCTCCAAGTCCTTCCCAGTTAAGGGTTCTAGTCTTCGGGGACAGTACTTGTCCCAAGTGGGATGGTCAAATTCCAAGTGAAGGTTCTTGGTTCTTCATTTGCAAAGTTGTAGTGTGGCTCAAACGACCagagacaaattccttgtgcGTTCTTGTCTAATTCCGATTGTCCCAAGTCAAGCTTTCAGTCTTTACAGACGCTACGAGTCCTAAGAGAGTTCACATTTCAAGAGCAGGTCCTTGTTCCCAAGTGGAGTCCCAAAATCAAGGTTCTACAAGTGAGGGAAGCTTTGATTTTCCTTGCTTTTGTTGacactgcgtgtgtgtgtgcacgcaaCAGTTTTTGCGAGGACACGCACAACTGCCTGACGTTCTGCGTGGAGTTCGTCAACAGCGTGTCGGCAGCCGAGGGCTTCGCCGGACGTCGTCTGAGCAGAGATGACTTTGCGCGCAATTTAATTGCGCCCGCCGTCAGCCGAGTGTGCAAGTACGTGGCGCTGCGCCGACACATCGAACGGCAACAATTCTACGTGGCCGACCGACGGCTGGTGCCGGCGGATACGTGATGGCTTTTCGTTGACAGGAGGTCGGCAACAAGTGTGAATTGAAACCGGATCACAGAGTCCGTCCATTTAGGGCTCGTATCGACAAACGACAGACTGGTCGCCGGTCTATGCCCAAATGTGCACACTGGTCCGTCATTTTGCAGGAGTGCCTGAATGTCCAAAAGACAAATTAATGTAGTGCACTCAAAATCAACCACAATACACTTGGAAAAGTAGTGAGGGTGGACATTCAGACACAACCGAGGTCAGTTTTGATAACTAACAAAATTAGAGGTTTCCTTTTAAATTTTAcacatttcatgaaaaaaattaataaatattgacACTAGGTTTTCATTTTGATTAGCTTTTCCTGAAACTGTGTCACATCTTTTCTCGCATTATGAGctcactaattaattaattaattaaattaattaatcttACTATGTATATAGTAAGATTTAATTGTGGTAactttattgaaaattttgGTTTGTTCTATGAGCATGTTATTTGTGATCATTTTGTAACGAGTGGTAAAGATGACAAAGAAATTGTTTTTGTGGTAAATGTAGTTTTTGTGTTAATtagatttttgtgtgtgtgtgttttattgttgcgatgtttgattgatttgatgtttgttAGTTGCAACAGTTGTtcaataaagcatttaaaaaaaaaaaaaaaaactatgtcaGTCAGAGCCTTTAGGTCAGTGGTCAGAGGCAGACCACAAGTCGACAGTCAGATGGAACCGAGTCATTTGTCCCAAatgatttcttgttttgtagccGAACACTTGTTTTGGTGACACCACGCCACTTTGCCGCGTTGTTTCAAAGTTAGCGAGGAGCTAGCAGCCAGCATGCTAGCGGAACGCTGAAGAGTCGCTCATGCTAACGACATCGAAAGTCAACACCTGTCGTTAACTAAGCGAACCCGTCCCCGGTGGTCGTCCGCGCAAGCCCGGCGGGATGCAAGCCGACTTCCGGCCGCCCCGTCGCCGCTGGCGAGTGGACGAAGAGTACGTGGCGCCGCTCCCCGTGAGCCGAAGCTCGCCGGAGAGGACGAGCTACTTCCGGGCGGACCTCGTCAACCGACATGTGCTGGTCACGGATCCCGAGCACATTAGAGACATTTACAACCAGGTGAGTGACAACATCCGCCATTAACACAGCTTCCGTCAGTCAGAACGGTCACAACTTGCTGGTGACAACATTGTTGATGATGTCTTGTATCAGAACTATCAGAGAACTTATTCACAAAACGTTGACATGATTACAAATTATCTCACGTTATGTTTATATAACTGGCAGTAGGCTTTTATGAAAATAAGTGCAACCTATCTCCGTTTTgtgaactgtaaaaaaaaaaaaaaaaaaaaatccaaggcaACTCTtttacatgattaaaaaaacaaaaacaaatgcagaCTGGGTCtccttgtttttttaaagatgtaaaGTGGATTTTTAGACGAATTTTTCTCTTTCAGGGATATTTCGGGAAAGGTGTCCTGTCCAGAGCCCGACCGGAGCGCGGCGTCTCCGACCAATGGCAGCGTGAGTTCATGTTTGAATTGAGTTGCTTGTCAATGCCAGActcaactttttcttttctttttttttttttcttttttttttttatatttgcagAACATGAAGgcttcctacttcctgtcatCACGCAGGCCAGGTGAGTGACATCACTGCCTgtcgaaattattattattattattttttattgtttattttttttaaagttccagCCTAAATTGACATCAAAAGGCACTCCACCCAATATTTGTCCTCCCGCAGGTACGAGGAGCTGGTCGGGTGGGCGGAGTCAGCGCTCCTAGCTCAGGGGTTGGCTCGTGAGGCCGTCAATCAAATGCTGCAACGACTGCGTCAGCCTGTCCAAGCGGACGAGCTGAGGCGCGAGGCTGAGAACGGAGACGAACCCCGAGCGGGCGCTCGCGCAAACCACAGTCCCGACCCCGAACCGAATCGGAGCCCGATCCGTGCGTTCGGTCCGGGCGTGAGCCCCGACATCAGTCCCGACCAAGGATCGGACTCCGAGCTGGACGATGATCCTGTAGTTCCAGGTCCTGGTTTTGTCCTTGTCACCTCTGACGCTGACCACGTGAGTCTTAAGTCGCAAAAGACGGAGTATTCATTTCTCATGAGGCGAATCTTTTGCCGTCGCTGTTGTTTCAGGTTACCGCGGAGACGCGACAGCTCAGACGGAATCCTTTACGGATGACAGAATACCTACAACTCGGCCTGGAGGAGGTCCAGATTACAAACTTTGGATTTGTTTTGTTGATTGGTAGCACTTGGATTGGTCTTGAGTAGCCATCATGCTGTCTTTCTGTCGGTCGGTCCACCTGTCTGTCTGTGCAGGCCTTCTTCCTGGTCTACAGTCTGGGCTGCCTGTCTGTCCACCTGCAGCAGGTAGTTGTCTGTCTTGTCTTTCCCAGTGGTGAGAAGTAAGGCGCTACAAAAATGCTTGGTTACTTCTACTGCAACTCAGTTTTgagtttacatttgtttttgtgtactCTGTTCTCGTAGTTAGCAAACCTAAAGGAATGTATAGCATATAAGCttaagttattgtttattaatgaaggttttagtcTCGTCTCGTTTTTGTCGGGTGAAAAATTTGTgttgataaaattatttttgtttagttttcgttaacaaaaATTAACCTTACTTGTCATATCtttttgtcaagaaaatgttttgtgttgggCGGCGAGCAGAGGGCTCGATTGCCCAACATGGCCGCCTTAACCTGCTCCGATCTTTCCCATGTTGTCACCTGACCCGTGTCTTCTTGTGCCATTGGCCAGGAGCCCCTGTCAATCGCGCAGCTGTGGAGGCAGTTTGCGGCGCTGCGCCCCGACTTTGTCAGCTCCTACGCTGCCTACCATCACTATCGCAGCAGGGGGTGGGTCCCCAAGACGGGAAGCGGCGCCAAGTACGGCGCCGACATGCGTAAGAAAAGTGCCGGCGCTGCAAAGTGGGACTGCAAGTCTGACGCAAAAACATGAtggatttcttttttcctttttgttttgttccagtATTGTACAGGAAAGGGCCTCCCTTCTACCACGCCAGGTACACATGGTGGTTGCTGACCCAAACACTTTGACaagtcaaaatgaaacatttgctCCTCCTCCGTCTCGAAAAACGTGGCAACTTGACATTGTCGTTTGCTTTTCAGTTATTCGGTGGTGGTGGAAAAAGTGGACGAGCGTTTTCAGGGCCGGACGCTGCGTCCGTTTTCCTGGCGTTCTCTGGCCACGTTGAGCAGAATCACCGCCAACGTCTCAAAGGtgatgccgccgccgccgcgtttAATTGTTTTGCGCGATGAATATCAAAAGTGTTTGTCGCTCTCCCTGCAGGAGCTGCTGTTGTGTTATGTCATCCATCCCGCCGATCTGTCCGAAGCTGAGCTGGACTCGCCCGCCTGTCTGAGCAAGTTGAAGGTTCAGGTGATGCGGCGCCATCTACCTTTTTTATAGGGTTTTCGGTTACATCCGCATGTGCTAACACCAAGACTTTTGAATTTGTgcagccgccatattgctcctcccaagaaaccttTTTCGCCATTTGAGACGGTACTTGgtagaaacagcatcatttctgatgttttaaatgtatcaaacataaacaagaggacttcagacattttactgctttttttttttggctgccaTGGAGGCGTCTGAACTTTTTCTTGTGATTTCCAATTTgtgctgtgtatgtgtgtgcaggaCATCCTGGTCAGCAGGTGGGTTTCCTCCAAAGAACGCGCTGAGCAAGAAGACATCTGATTAGCTGGCAAGAGATTCGGTGTGGTCCACCAAGGAGCAGAATGGATTTCATTTATGAAACATTATATTTAAGGAAAATCTGAAATGGTAACAGATAAAAACCCATATtaagaaacaagaaaatgaaAGCTATTTCATGAAAGGAGGCCAGGTCGTAATGTTTCTTACTTCATGTTGtgcagttttcttttcttctgtacAGTCAGTCAGTGAATAAAAA
Encoded here:
- the mkrn2os.2 gene encoding MKRN2 opposite strand protein, with amino-acid sequence MAEPGVICVRHDCLKDVFCLVVPPTCPACGQLLAGSRLREAPVAIPDPLGDGHKTACCLLVAPTDGGFDGTSELHTGISNTSGVVYNYTGAGVRRDRSGWRSCVSVPLLRPDTFHLLAQWDQYLERFSHGPLWDPTWRSFCEDTHNCLTFCVEFVNSVSAAEGFAGRRLSRDDFARNLIAPAVSRVCKYVALRRHIERQQFYVADRRLVPADT
- the tsen2 gene encoding tRNA-splicing endonuclease subunit Sen2, with protein sequence MQADFRPPRRRWRVDEEYVAPLPVSRSSPERTSYFRADLVNRHVLVTDPEHIRDIYNQGYFGKGVLSRARPERGVSDQWQQHEGFLLPVITQARYEELVGWAESALLAQGLAREAVNQMLQRLRQPVQADELRREAENGDEPRAGARANHSPDPEPNRSPIRAFGPGVSPDISPDQGSDSELDDDPVVPGPGFVLVTSDADHVTAETRQLRRNPLRMTEYLQLGLEEAFFLVYSLGCLSVHLQQEPLSIAQLWRQFAALRPDFVSSYAAYHHYRSRGWVPKTGSGAKYGADMLLYRKGPPFYHASYSVVVEKVDERFQGRTLRPFSWRSLATLSRITANVSKELLLCYVIHPADLSEAELDSPACLSKLKVQDILVSRWVSSKERAEQEDI